The proteins below are encoded in one region of Nocardioides marmorisolisilvae:
- a CDS encoding acyl-CoA synthetase, giving the protein MRLVDYLDKGASLGGDAPCLVCDGRTWTYDQVRDLAGQVASALAGRGVRPGDKVAILSSNDPVAFTCVFGISRAGAVWCPINPRNEADENRELLDLFDCTTLIFQSRYAALVDQIRGDLPAVTTLVCLDGSFDWALGWEDFLAVGSEEVDGTVDRPAADDLAMIVGTGGTTGRPKGVMLSGTNLETMTALTLIGYPWPTRPDRPTYLALAPLTHAAGVLCFPVLSSGGSIVVMRTPDVDGFLSAIAEHRVTHTFLPPTLIYMVLDHPALESTDLSSLQCFWYGAAPMSAQRLEEALTRIGPVMAQLFGQTEAPMMISTMAPRDHFRADGSIAVERLSSAGRPAPLVTVAVMSSSGQLLPQGERGEIVVRSSLVMRGYYKNPEATAEASAYGWHHTGDIGYLDENGFLHIVDRAKDMVITGGFNVYSTEVEQALMTHPAVADCAVVGLPDEKWGERLTAVLQLRPGQTVTPEEVRAFLKERIGSVKTPKQVEIWVDLPRSKVGKVLKTEIKERLLA; this is encoded by the coding sequence CTGGCGACAAGGTCGCGATCCTGTCGTCGAACGACCCCGTGGCCTTCACCTGCGTGTTCGGGATCAGCCGGGCCGGAGCGGTCTGGTGCCCGATCAACCCGCGCAACGAGGCCGACGAGAACCGTGAGCTGCTCGACCTGTTCGACTGCACGACGCTGATCTTTCAGTCGCGGTACGCCGCCCTCGTCGACCAGATTCGCGGCGACCTGCCGGCCGTGACGACGCTGGTGTGCCTCGACGGATCGTTCGACTGGGCGCTCGGGTGGGAGGACTTCCTGGCGGTCGGGAGCGAGGAGGTCGACGGGACCGTCGACCGGCCGGCCGCGGACGACCTGGCCATGATCGTCGGGACCGGAGGCACCACCGGCAGGCCGAAGGGAGTGATGCTCAGCGGCACCAACCTCGAGACGATGACGGCGCTGACCCTGATCGGCTATCCCTGGCCCACCCGACCCGACCGGCCGACGTACCTCGCTCTGGCGCCGCTCACCCACGCCGCCGGAGTGCTCTGCTTCCCGGTCCTGTCCTCCGGCGGATCGATCGTGGTGATGCGGACGCCCGACGTCGACGGCTTCCTGTCGGCGATCGCCGAGCACCGGGTGACCCACACCTTCCTGCCGCCGACGCTGATCTACATGGTGCTCGACCACCCGGCGCTGGAGTCGACGGACCTCTCGTCTCTGCAGTGCTTCTGGTACGGCGCCGCGCCCATGTCGGCCCAGCGGCTGGAGGAGGCGCTGACCAGGATCGGCCCGGTGATGGCACAGCTGTTCGGGCAGACCGAGGCGCCGATGATGATCTCCACGATGGCGCCGCGGGACCACTTCCGGGCGGACGGCTCGATCGCCGTCGAGCGGCTGTCGTCGGCCGGCCGGCCCGCGCCGCTCGTGACGGTGGCCGTGATGTCCTCCTCCGGGCAACTGCTCCCGCAGGGCGAGCGCGGCGAGATTGTGGTCCGCAGCTCGCTGGTCATGCGCGGCTACTACAAGAACCCGGAGGCGACGGCCGAGGCGTCGGCGTACGGCTGGCACCACACGGGCGACATCGGCTACCTCGACGAAAATGGCTTCCTGCACATCGTCGACCGGGCGAAGGACATGGTGATCACCGGCGGTTTCAACGTCTACTCCACCGAGGTCGAGCAGGCCCTGATGACCCACCCGGCCGTCGCCGACTGCGCGGTCGTTGGGCTGCCCGACGAGAAGTGGGGCGAGCGCCTCACTGCCGTGCTGCAGCTGCGCCCGGGCCAGACGGTCACGCCCGAGGAGGTGCGGGCGTTCCTGAAGGAGCGGATCGGCAGCGTCAAGACACCCAAGCAGGTTGAGATCTGGGTGGACCTGCCGCGCTCGAAGGTGGGCAAGGTGCTCAAGACCGAGATCAAGGAGCGGTTGCTGGCCTGA
- a CDS encoding methylenetetrahydrofolate reductase has translation MDLRQLISERKSEFLLFAVTPPRAAASGQRAQEVADVTRERLETLDLDGLVLYDIDDESDRNEEERPFPFLPTMDPARFLDKHLAALQLPAVVYRAVGKYPEPELRSWMAAQDPDRLMTVFVGASSRDRHVTTSLARAMQLRAEMRPDLLLGGVAIPERHTRRGQEHQRLIAKQSAGCSFFVTQVVYDVNAAKNLVSDYRYECEARGIAPMPIVFTFSVCGSMRTLEFLRWLGVDVPRWIQNDLRHAEDTLAASYQLALAAARELIEYCRRLGVPFGINVESVSIRRAEIEAAVRLAAQLRAELSR, from the coding sequence GTGGATCTGCGGCAGCTCATCTCCGAACGCAAGAGCGAGTTCCTGCTGTTCGCCGTGACGCCCCCGCGGGCTGCAGCGTCGGGGCAGCGGGCCCAGGAGGTCGCGGACGTCACGCGTGAGCGCCTTGAGACGCTCGATCTGGACGGTCTCGTGCTGTACGACATCGACGACGAGAGCGATCGCAACGAGGAGGAGCGACCGTTCCCGTTCCTTCCGACGATGGATCCGGCGAGGTTCCTCGACAAGCACCTCGCCGCGTTGCAGCTACCGGCAGTGGTCTACCGCGCCGTGGGCAAGTACCCGGAGCCGGAGCTCCGGTCGTGGATGGCCGCCCAGGATCCCGACCGGCTCATGACGGTCTTCGTGGGGGCGTCGTCGCGCGACAGGCACGTCACCACGTCGTTGGCACGTGCCATGCAGCTGCGGGCCGAGATGAGGCCCGACCTGCTCCTCGGTGGCGTGGCGATCCCGGAACGCCACACCAGACGCGGTCAGGAACACCAGCGGCTGATCGCGAAGCAGTCCGCAGGCTGCTCGTTCTTCGTCACACAGGTCGTCTACGACGTCAACGCCGCGAAGAACCTCGTGTCGGACTATCGCTACGAGTGCGAAGCCCGGGGCATCGCCCCGATGCCGATCGTCTTCACGTTCTCGGTCTGTGGATCGATGAGGACACTGGAGTTCCTCCGCTGGCTGGGCGTCGACGTCCCCCGCTGGATCCAGAACGACCTGCGGCACGCAGAGGACACCCTCGCGGCGTCGTACCAGCTCGCCCTTGCTGCCGCTCGGGAGCTCATCGAGTACTGCCGCCGGCTCGGCGTGCCGTTCGGGATCAACGTGGAGAGCGTGTCCATCCGCCGCGCCGAGATCGAGGCCGCCGTGCGCCTTGCTGCCCAGTTGCGCGCGGAGTTGAGCCGGTAG
- a CDS encoding nitroreductase family deazaflavin-dependent oxidoreductase has product MTDQKAPSPIAHIAAVILRTRCFVRAPILLYRARLGFLLGGRLLMLEHRGRKTGRRRYVVLEVVDRSGDEYTVAAGFGERAQWLHNLDAHPQARISIGRQVRLPVVARRLTDAEVQESLRRYALAHPRAWRSLAPVFEQTLGAPISTTGTTLPMVRLVPAEPRPGLS; this is encoded by the coding sequence ATGACAGATCAGAAGGCTCCCTCGCCGATCGCCCACATTGCGGCAGTGATCCTGCGTACCCGATGCTTCGTGCGTGCTCCGATCCTGCTGTACCGGGCACGTCTCGGCTTCCTGCTCGGCGGGCGCCTGCTGATGCTCGAGCACCGCGGACGCAAGACCGGTCGGCGGCGTTACGTCGTCCTGGAGGTGGTGGACCGATCCGGCGATGAGTACACGGTCGCGGCCGGATTCGGCGAGCGAGCCCAATGGCTGCACAACCTCGATGCCCATCCCCAGGCACGCATCTCGATCGGCAGGCAGGTGCGCTTGCCCGTCGTCGCCCGCCGGCTCACCGACGCCGAGGTGCAGGAGTCACTCCGCCGCTACGCGTTGGCGCACCCGCGGGCGTGGCGCAGCCTCGCGCCGGTCTTCGAGCAGACCCTCGGCGCACCGATCAGTACCACGGGGACGACCCTGCCGATGGTCCGCCTCGTCCCCGCCGAGCCGCGGCCGGGACTGTCCTGA
- a CDS encoding inositol monophosphatase family protein, whose protein sequence is MTALSRDVEVALAAVGAGAATVRAAYGGALTIHTKSGLDFATNADIEAEAAILEVITAALPDDAFEGEETGRRGGSAPTRRWLVDPLCGTLNFAAQTPLVAVNIALVNGSRTIAAAVADPIAGEVFWTDAEQAMLRAADGADVATSPSPGSRLVDVNCDGPLDRPFLGAQVIDAAFRAAFGPRVMSSTLAVAWVAAGRRAGYVSDGHVVDNVHFAAGIALCRAAGCIVTDLSGAEVGMGRGLIIGADAPTHHHLLSIVTPHVEALEQQ, encoded by the coding sequence ATGACTGCGCTGTCGCGCGACGTGGAAGTCGCTTTGGCGGCAGTCGGAGCAGGAGCGGCGACCGTGCGCGCTGCATACGGCGGAGCTCTGACCATCCATACGAAGTCCGGCCTCGACTTCGCTACGAACGCAGACATCGAGGCAGAGGCCGCGATCCTCGAGGTGATCACCGCCGCGCTCCCCGACGATGCCTTCGAGGGCGAGGAGACAGGCCGCCGCGGTGGCAGCGCACCCACACGCCGGTGGCTTGTCGACCCACTCTGCGGGACCCTCAACTTCGCCGCTCAGACGCCGTTGGTGGCCGTCAACATCGCTCTGGTCAACGGCTCACGCACCATTGCTGCGGCGGTGGCCGATCCGATCGCCGGCGAAGTGTTCTGGACGGACGCTGAGCAAGCCATGCTCAGAGCTGCCGACGGGGCGGACGTCGCGACATCTCCTTCGCCGGGATCTCGGCTCGTCGACGTCAACTGCGATGGTCCCCTTGACCGCCCGTTCCTTGGCGCGCAGGTGATCGACGCTGCGTTCCGCGCAGCGTTTGGTCCTCGGGTCATGTCGAGCACGCTCGCGGTCGCGTGGGTAGCGGCCGGGCGGCGCGCCGGCTACGTCAGCGACGGCCATGTCGTCGACAACGTGCACTTCGCCGCAGGGATCGCGCTCTGCCGCGCCGCAGGGTGCATCGTCACCGACCTCAGCGGGGCCGAGGTCGGAATGGGCCGCGGCCTCATCATCGGAGCCGATGCCCCGACTCACCACCACCTGCTGAGCATCGTGACGCCTCACGTGGAGGCACTGGAGCAGCAGTGA
- a CDS encoding GNAT family N-acetyltransferase, whose protein sequence is MLPAPTPRLRFREMTEGDLAAIATLETGGSRGPEGWIEWTVRNYDQYGFGLWVIETHAGDFVGDCGLTMQDVEGDQLVEVGWHVRTPLRRKGYASEAAGSVRAAARDAGVSHLIAIIRPSNIASQRVATNIGLTLEREVHAHGGPALVFGADLTAQGEPT, encoded by the coding sequence ATGCTGCCAGCACCGACGCCGCGTCTACGGTTTCGCGAGATGACCGAAGGCGACCTGGCCGCGATCGCGACTCTGGAGACCGGCGGATCGCGGGGCCCTGAGGGCTGGATCGAGTGGACCGTACGAAACTACGACCAGTACGGATTCGGCCTCTGGGTGATCGAGACCCACGCGGGAGACTTCGTGGGCGACTGCGGTCTGACGATGCAGGACGTTGAAGGAGATCAGCTGGTCGAAGTCGGTTGGCACGTGCGCACGCCTCTTCGGCGCAAGGGCTACGCATCCGAAGCGGCGGGGTCCGTACGCGCCGCGGCACGCGACGCCGGCGTAAGTCACCTGATCGCCATCATCCGGCCGAGCAACATCGCCTCCCAGCGGGTTGCGACCAACATCGGACTCACGCTCGAGCGCGAGGTCCACGCCCACGGTGGCCCAGCCCTGGTCTTTGGGGCTGACCTCACTGCGCAAGGCGAGCCGACATGA
- a CDS encoding RNA polymerase sigma factor codes for MGSSASTQEREQRFRGVYDAAYGDLLRFVRRRVHPTHAEDVVGEVMLVAWRRLDDVPTDLSAARAWLFGVARKTLQNTRRREDRHDAVAVCLAEARHGSADTGDHPDLVACRVDLAAAWPLLSAVDQEALALSVLDGLTGPEAAAVLGISSTAFRLRLSRARRSLRRRLDSTSADDRLRSHPASERSTR; via the coding sequence ATGGGATCCTCGGCGTCGACGCAGGAACGTGAACAACGGTTCCGCGGTGTCTACGACGCGGCGTACGGCGACCTGCTTCGTTTCGTTCGCAGACGGGTGCATCCGACTCACGCCGAAGACGTCGTCGGTGAGGTCATGCTGGTCGCGTGGCGCCGCCTCGACGACGTACCGACGGACCTGTCGGCGGCGCGCGCGTGGCTGTTCGGCGTTGCCCGCAAGACCCTCCAGAACACCCGGCGCCGCGAGGACAGGCACGATGCCGTCGCGGTCTGCCTCGCCGAAGCCCGGCATGGTTCCGCGGATACAGGCGACCACCCCGATCTGGTCGCCTGCCGGGTCGACCTCGCGGCAGCCTGGCCGCTGCTGAGCGCGGTCGACCAAGAGGCGCTCGCTCTCTCCGTGCTGGACGGGCTCACCGGGCCCGAGGCGGCCGCGGTGCTGGGCATCTCCTCCACTGCCTTCCGCCTGCGGTTGTCTCGTGCCCGACGCAGCCTGCGACGCCGCCTCGACTCCACCTCTGCGGACGACCGCCTGCGCAGCCACCCTGCATCCGAGAGGAGCACGCGATGA
- a CDS encoding metalloregulator ArsR/SmtB family transcription factor: MHANTQPPRWGDDIVTLAVEVLRMLADPTRLQVAGMLLDEERSVSELATLLDKPVPGVSQHLAKMRMARLVTTRKEGTSVLYRIENGHVRQLVIDTIGHVEHLLDQAPAHHRAGEGST, encoded by the coding sequence ATGCATGCAAATACGCAACCTCCAAGGTGGGGCGACGACATTGTGACCCTCGCCGTCGAGGTGCTGCGCATGTTGGCCGACCCCACCCGTCTTCAGGTGGCCGGAATGCTGCTCGACGAGGAGCGGTCGGTCTCGGAGCTCGCCACGCTGTTGGACAAGCCTGTTCCTGGGGTCTCGCAGCATCTGGCGAAGATGAGGATGGCGCGGCTGGTGACCACCCGCAAGGAGGGCACCTCGGTTCTCTACAGGATCGAGAACGGCCACGTTCGGCAGCTGGTCATCGACACGATCGGGCACGTGGAGCACCTGCTGGACCAGGCCCCGGCACACCACCGAGCAGGGGAGGGGTCGACATGA
- a CDS encoding cation diffusion facilitator family transporter: protein MTHRLRDLGAHTDERTHDPAHGHGHSHGREPWWSLVLHGVSEMFGAHSHDAADQVDEALEADARGRRALWISLLVLALTALLQGVVVTLTGSVALLGDTLHNVADALTAVPLLAAFWLARRPANDRFTYGYGRAEDLAGLFVVAMIAFSSLLAGWEAIDRLVHPRDVAHLWAVAAAGLVGFIGNELVARYRIRVGRQIGSAALVADGLHARTDGFTSLAVVLGAAGVAGGLPWADPVVGLLIAIAILGVLRSALTQVGARLMDAVSPDLVHVARDAVSTVDGVLAVRSLRLRWIGHTLHADGDITVPAELPVSLGHDIAHHAEAHLLEALPRLTTAVIHVSPEGAHPAATHP, encoded by the coding sequence ATGACCCACAGATTGCGCGATCTCGGCGCCCACACGGACGAGCGCACGCATGACCCGGCCCATGGCCACGGGCACAGCCACGGACGCGAGCCGTGGTGGTCACTGGTTCTGCACGGGGTCTCGGAGATGTTCGGGGCGCATTCCCACGATGCCGCCGATCAGGTCGACGAAGCACTCGAGGCAGACGCGCGCGGCCGACGAGCCCTGTGGATCAGCCTGCTCGTCCTGGCCCTCACCGCTCTGCTCCAGGGGGTCGTCGTCACGCTCACCGGCTCGGTGGCCTTGCTGGGAGACACCCTCCACAACGTCGCGGACGCCCTCACTGCCGTGCCACTGCTGGCGGCGTTCTGGCTCGCCCGGCGGCCGGCCAACGACCGCTTCACCTATGGATACGGCCGTGCCGAGGACCTCGCTGGTCTTTTCGTCGTCGCCATGATCGCATTCTCCAGTCTCCTTGCCGGCTGGGAAGCCATCGATCGACTGGTTCACCCCCGCGACGTCGCCCACCTCTGGGCAGTCGCGGCCGCCGGACTGGTGGGCTTCATCGGCAACGAGTTGGTGGCGCGCTACCGGATTCGTGTCGGCCGGCAGATCGGCTCAGCCGCACTTGTCGCAGACGGACTCCATGCGCGTACCGATGGCTTTACCTCGCTGGCCGTCGTCCTCGGAGCGGCCGGCGTCGCCGGGGGGCTGCCGTGGGCCGACCCGGTGGTCGGACTCCTCATCGCGATCGCGATCCTCGGAGTACTGCGCTCCGCCCTGACCCAAGTCGGTGCTCGCTTGATGGACGCCGTGAGTCCCGACCTCGTGCACGTCGCCCGAGACGCGGTCAGCACCGTTGACGGCGTGCTTGCCGTCCGCAGTCTCCGACTGCGCTGGATCGGACACACCCTCCACGCCGATGGCGACATCACCGTGCCCGCCGAGCTCCCCGTCTCCCTCGGACACGACATTGCACATCACGCAGAAGCGCACCTGCTCGAGGCACTGCCGCGGCTGACCACTGCCGTCATCCACGTCAGCCCCGAGGGAGCCCACCCGGCAGCCACCCATCCCTGA
- a CDS encoding ankyrin repeat domain-containing protein — MTDASQQADEVNVVLAIRAGDVETLTQLLAARPGLARDRLEVAGGRTSLHVVADWPGFFRNGPRIARILIDAGAELDARSKDGTGETPLHWAASSDDADVARILIDAGADVAAPDGSIGTPLDNAIGYGCWNVARLLVASGAEIDKPWQAAALGLTGQLVDLLGGADPGPGAVDQAFWHACAAGQRRCAELLLDRGADLAFSPEYGSGTVLDVARSHGTQRSNVIEWLEGLGVPAEHAPR; from the coding sequence GTGACCGATGCCAGCCAGCAAGCCGATGAGGTCAACGTCGTCCTGGCGATCCGGGCCGGGGACGTCGAGACGCTCACGCAGTTGCTCGCCGCCCGTCCCGGGCTGGCCCGCGACCGCCTCGAGGTCGCAGGGGGTCGCACGTCGCTGCACGTCGTCGCCGACTGGCCCGGCTTCTTCCGCAACGGTCCGCGCATCGCTCGAATCCTGATCGACGCCGGCGCCGAGCTTGATGCCCGCAGCAAGGACGGCACCGGCGAGACCCCGCTGCACTGGGCGGCCAGCAGCGACGACGCCGACGTGGCCAGGATCCTGATCGATGCCGGCGCCGACGTGGCCGCCCCGGACGGCTCGATCGGCACTCCGCTGGACAACGCGATCGGCTACGGCTGCTGGAACGTCGCGCGCCTCCTCGTCGCGAGCGGCGCCGAGATCGACAAGCCCTGGCAGGCCGCGGCACTGGGCCTGACCGGTCAGCTGGTGGACCTGCTGGGTGGGGCGGACCCAGGGCCGGGTGCGGTCGACCAGGCGTTCTGGCACGCGTGTGCCGCGGGGCAGCGTCGTTGCGCTGAGCTCTTGTTGGACCGTGGCGCCGACCTCGCCTTCAGCCCCGAGTACGGCAGTGGCACCGTGCTTGACGTCGCCCGCTCACACGGAACCCAGCGGAGCAACGTGATCGAGTGGCTCGAGGGGCTCGGCGTACCGGCCGAGCACGCTCCGCGGTGA
- a CDS encoding lipase family protein, with translation MGPEHTEDLVPTGGEDGDTLTTELLLPGVDPFHDAPADLAMLAPGTVIRTRRVRLGFLGLVPQRRLRAWQIAYRSTSLHGEPELAVSTVVVPGGAQRRTPRGLIGYQCAIDAVSDRCFPSYAMRAGARPWGALPQFEVILVAALLARGFAVSIADHEGQAGSFAAPREPGYRVLDGLRAALAVPALGLDPELRMGLIGYSGGGMATSWAVEMAGDYAPELPLVGAVLGSPVGDPGEAFLKLNGGPFAGLPALVVAGLRHVYPGLASIVRTHTDVRGVRRLDALERLTTIGAVLRYAFDDFDSYVDAPLADLLATPEVLEVFEDLRLGKHSPACPVLVLQSTNDQVVDVADVDDQVQRYVDHDGEVLYVRDRISEHISLMVLGFPTMLGWLEDRFRAYDEPAPTGVRTTVSVALSPRSWPGFARMGGALGRTVLGLAG, from the coding sequence ATGGGCCCGGAACACACCGAGGATCTCGTGCCGACGGGCGGCGAAGACGGCGACACGCTCACCACGGAGCTGCTCCTCCCCGGAGTCGACCCGTTCCACGACGCGCCGGCCGACCTCGCGATGCTCGCTCCGGGCACGGTGATCCGGACCCGCCGGGTCAGGCTGGGCTTCCTCGGGCTGGTTCCCCAGCGACGGCTGCGGGCCTGGCAGATCGCCTACCGCAGCACCAGCCTGCATGGAGAGCCCGAGCTCGCAGTCAGCACCGTGGTCGTCCCGGGCGGCGCGCAACGGCGTACTCCTCGCGGGCTGATCGGCTACCAGTGCGCCATCGACGCCGTGTCCGACCGCTGTTTCCCGTCGTACGCGATGCGCGCCGGCGCCCGACCCTGGGGCGCGCTCCCCCAGTTCGAGGTCATCCTCGTCGCGGCCCTGCTCGCCCGCGGCTTCGCGGTCAGCATCGCCGACCACGAGGGGCAGGCCGGCAGCTTCGCAGCACCGCGCGAGCCCGGCTACCGGGTCCTCGACGGGCTCCGCGCGGCCCTCGCCGTACCCGCGCTGGGTCTCGATCCGGAGCTGCGCATGGGGCTGATCGGGTACTCCGGCGGCGGGATGGCGACATCGTGGGCGGTCGAGATGGCCGGGGACTACGCCCCGGAGCTGCCGCTGGTCGGCGCCGTGCTGGGCTCACCGGTCGGTGACCCCGGCGAGGCGTTCCTGAAGCTCAACGGTGGGCCGTTCGCCGGCCTCCCCGCGCTCGTGGTCGCCGGGCTGCGGCACGTCTACCCCGGGCTGGCCTCGATCGTGCGCACGCACACCGATGTACGCGGCGTGCGCCGGCTGGACGCACTGGAGCGTCTGACGACCATCGGCGCGGTGCTGCGCTACGCCTTCGACGACTTCGACAGCTACGTCGACGCCCCGCTCGCCGACCTGCTGGCCACCCCCGAGGTGCTCGAGGTCTTCGAGGACCTCCGCCTCGGCAAACATTCACCGGCCTGCCCGGTGCTGGTGCTGCAGTCGACCAACGACCAGGTCGTCGACGTCGCCGACGTCGACGACCAGGTGCAGCGGTACGTCGACCACGACGGCGAGGTGCTCTATGTGCGCGACCGGATCAGCGAGCACATCAGCCTGATGGTGCTGGGCTTCCCGACGATGCTCGGCTGGCTGGAAGATCGGTTCCGGGCGTACGACGAGCCTGCGCCGACCGGGGTCCGCACCACCGTCTCGGTGGCGCTCTCACCGCGGTCGTGGCCGGGGTTCGCCCGGATGGGTGGCGCACTGGGCCGGACCGTGTTGGGGCTCGCAGGCTGA
- a CDS encoding MFS transporter yields MATVLERARLGRSFGWLWSAYAVSAYGTGLGFGAFSYVAITVLGASAGEVSALSVAGLAAGAVLAVPLGPWVEFRRKRPVMITMDLARFLALATIPLALWLGVLTLVQLLVVSVVTAAAKIAFNAASGSYLKGLVPPEHLLTASSRFESTTWSATVVGPVVGGAAMGVIGPVATVLADAASYLLSALGITAIRGDEPAVPTRAERTRFADLLLGWRWIWADRTLRRVFLNVVAVNALIMAAEPLLTFMMLGPLGFPPWQYGLAFALPCLGGLVGSRLARRVVARYGQTAVLLRLGAVRALWPIGLAFVRPGWSGLVIVMAVELALIGCISLHNPVVGTYRMQVVDPDRLARVLAAWSVTTSAGIAAVTALWGVLATVTSPRVGIAAAGVLLLATPALLPRRGKPPTQPAGSQARTASQSSSTAPALSSRSTG; encoded by the coding sequence GTGGCGACAGTGCTCGAGCGGGCCAGGCTGGGCAGGAGCTTCGGCTGGCTGTGGAGTGCCTACGCGGTCAGTGCCTATGGCACCGGCCTGGGCTTCGGCGCCTTCTCCTACGTCGCGATCACCGTGCTCGGGGCGAGCGCGGGCGAGGTGTCGGCCCTGTCGGTCGCCGGGCTGGCGGCCGGCGCCGTGCTTGCCGTACCGCTCGGTCCGTGGGTCGAGTTCCGACGCAAGCGACCGGTGATGATCACGATGGACCTGGCCCGGTTCCTCGCGCTGGCCACGATCCCGCTGGCCTTGTGGCTCGGCGTCCTCACCCTCGTCCAACTGCTCGTGGTCAGCGTCGTCACCGCGGCCGCGAAGATCGCATTCAACGCCGCCAGCGGCAGCTACCTCAAAGGCCTGGTGCCGCCCGAGCACCTGCTGACGGCGAGCAGCCGGTTCGAGTCGACGACCTGGTCGGCCACGGTCGTCGGGCCGGTCGTGGGCGGCGCCGCGATGGGGGTGATCGGCCCGGTGGCGACCGTCCTGGCCGACGCCGCCAGCTACCTGCTCTCGGCCCTCGGGATCACTGCGATCCGCGGCGACGAGCCCGCGGTGCCCACCCGCGCGGAGCGGACCCGTTTCGCCGACCTGCTGCTCGGCTGGCGATGGATCTGGGCGGACCGGACGCTGCGGCGGGTCTTCCTCAACGTCGTCGCGGTCAACGCGCTGATCATGGCCGCCGAGCCCTTGTTGACCTTCATGATGCTGGGCCCGCTCGGCTTTCCGCCCTGGCAGTACGGCCTGGCCTTCGCGCTGCCCTGCCTGGGCGGGCTGGTCGGCTCGAGGCTCGCCCGCCGGGTGGTCGCGCGCTACGGGCAGACCGCCGTACTGCTGCGGCTCGGCGCGGTGCGTGCGCTGTGGCCGATCGGGCTGGCCTTCGTCCGGCCGGGCTGGTCCGGCCTGGTGATCGTGATGGCGGTGGAGCTGGCGCTGATCGGCTGCATCAGCCTGCACAACCCGGTCGTCGGGACCTACCGGATGCAGGTCGTCGACCCGGATCGGCTCGCGCGCGTGCTGGCTGCGTGGTCGGTGACCACCAGTGCGGGCATCGCTGCGGTGACCGCGCTGTGGGGCGTGCTGGCCACGGTGACCAGCCCGCGCGTCGGCATCGCCGCCGCCGGCGTGCTGCTGCTCGCCACGCCGGCGCTGCTGCCGCGGCGCGGCAAGCCCCCGACTCAGCCGGCGGGTTCCCAGGCGAGGACGGCGTCGCAGAGCTCCTCGACGGCCCCGGCGCTGTCCAGCCGGAGCACCGGCTGA
- a CDS encoding P-loop NTPase family protein: protein MTASPMRRCRLHVMGASGTGTTTLARAVADHWSVPHADADDYFWVPTDPPYTQKRHEDVRLALMRDVFVPREAWVLSGSMVGSGDPVVARCDAVVFLTLDHEERLRRLERREAIRQEGRDPDSAGWRAFVDWARGYEDPMFEGRSRVRHERWLAGLPQPVLRLDSAGAVEELCDAVLAWEPAG from the coding sequence GTGACGGCTAGCCCGATGCGCCGTTGTCGGCTGCACGTGATGGGGGCGAGCGGCACCGGCACGACGACGCTGGCCCGCGCCGTGGCCGACCACTGGTCGGTGCCACACGCCGATGCCGACGACTACTTCTGGGTGCCCACCGACCCGCCGTACACGCAGAAGCGGCACGAGGACGTGCGACTGGCGTTGATGCGAGACGTGTTCGTGCCGCGTGAGGCCTGGGTCCTGTCGGGGTCGATGGTCGGCTCGGGTGACCCCGTGGTGGCGCGGTGCGACGCGGTCGTGTTCTTGACCCTCGATCACGAGGAGCGGCTGCGCCGGCTCGAGCGCCGTGAGGCGATCCGGCAGGAGGGAAGGGATCCCGACTCCGCGGGATGGCGGGCCTTCGTGGACTGGGCGCGCGGCTACGAGGACCCGATGTTCGAGGGACGCAGTCGGGTCCGGCACGAGCGGTGGCTGGCGGGACTGCCTCAGCCGGTGCTCCGGCTGGACAGCGCCGGGGCCGTCGAGGAGCTCTGCGACGCCGTCCTCGCCTGGGAACCCGCCGGCTGA